The Psychroflexus sp. ALD_RP9 region AAATAAATTTTTAGGAAAAGATATCAAATATGAAACGCTTTCTCAGCTTGTCGATTATCACCAAACAAAAATGAAGAATTTTCTAAAGCCAGGCACTCTAAAAAATTATTTTACCACAAAAAAATACCTTGATAAGTTTGTTGAAACTAACCTCAAAACAACGGATGTTTTCATAAGGCAAGTTAATTACAAGTTTATAATCGACTTTGAAGATTTCTTGCGAAAGCAGAATGGACTTCAAAATAATGGTGTCATGAAACACCTAGAACGCCTAAAAAAATTAATGAATTTAGCTGAGGACCTTGAATGGATTAAAAAGAATCCTGTTAAACGTTATAAGCTTAGGTTTGATGAGGTTGATACAGGCTATCTATCGCAAAGCGACTTAAATAAGGTAATTCAAGCTGAATTTGAGAGCCAAACACTTAATGTGGTGAGAGATGTTTTTGTATTTGCTTGCTATACTGGTTTAGCTTATTCAGATTTGAAGAAGCTTTCAAAAGAAGAAATTACAATCGGTATCGACGGCCAAAAGTGGATACACACCAGACGCCAAAAAACCAACGCAGTTGTAAGAATTCCTCTGTTAGATATACCTTTACAAATAATTAAAGACTTTGAAAATCACCCTAGAGTTAAAGATTCTGATAATTTGTTACCAGTATTCTCAAACCAGAAAATGAATAAATATTTAAAAGACATAGCTAAAAAGTTAGGCATTAAGCAACGTTTAAGTTCACATATTGCAAGACACACTTTTGCGACAACTGTTACGCTTGCTAATGGTGTTCCAATTGAAAGTGTATCTAAGCTTTTAGGTCATAGAAAGCTATCAACAACACAAATTTATGCCCGCATAATTGATACTAAATTGTCTGAAGACCTAAGGGGTATCAGTCAATCTTCTAAACTGAAAAATAGGAATATTTCGTAATAAATATTTAGCAATACATAATAAAAAAGTTAAATAAATATATATTTGTTAGTCTGTATAACTAACATCTACCTATTTATGAAATATAAATCAGTGATGGATAACTTTTATGCAGAGTTATCTAAAGTTGAGTCTCGTAATGAAGATATAATAAGACGATCTGAAACTATAATTGAAATCTCTAAGCAACACCTTTATCGCTTAAAATCTTTATACTATTCTGATACTGATAAATCTAAAGACTTACAGATTAGATTTTTTAAGGAACTCAAACCAGTAATTGCCAAAACTATTTTTTACTATACAAAAATCAGATGTTTAGAATTTAGTTTAAATGAGGTTTCAATAGATAAAGCAGATAAAATTATCACCAAATCCTTCAAGAAAATTGATAAGTTTTTGGATAAACATATGGAGTTTATTTACAATTTAAAGCATAACGAAGAGAAAGCAACATTTACGTATTTTACAACTAAGCAAGAATTAGCTTCTCCAGTAAAATTATTTAAGGAAAATCCATACCATGATATAAGCGATTGCTATTACAGTGATATTTATGCGGAGTATCAAGCCTACATAGAATTTAAATCTTATCTTGATAACAGAAACAAAAAGAAAACGCTTCAACATATTGATCTTAATCGTTTGTGGAGAAAACAAGCTTGGACGGCTACTTCAACTGATTTTATTGAACTTGTTTATGCACTATACCATTCTAATTCAATTAATAATGGGCAAGTCACTATTAAAGAAATAGTTCAGAGTTTAGAAGCTGCCTTTGAGGTGAAGCTACCTAAAGATTATTACAAAACTATAGATGACATAAAGCAACGTAAAGAAGTTGCCAAGTTTATTAATCGTTTAGAGTTTTCATTAATTAATAACACATAAAAACAACATCATATGTTAAAATACTACCTGGTATAGACCTCATATCGGGTAATTTTATAGTTGGTTAGTTTGATTTTTGCTCAAGGAAAGTCTCAATACAAGTATTAATCAAAAAATTATTAATTATGCCAACTAAAATTTTAACTGTTGAAGATCTCGCTGATTTCAAAAGTGATATTTTCAACAAAATTGATGAAATCAAATCTATTCAAAATCAACAAGTTTCAAAACGCTGGTTGAGAACTGATGAAGCAGCAGAGTATCTTAATATTGCTAAAAGCACCTTACAAAATTATAGGATTAATAAGGTAATACCAGCGAGTAAAATTGCAGGATCTTATTACTATGATATCCAGGATATCGATCGCTTGTTGTTAGATAAGAAAATCTAACCATGAACTACATCGAACACCTTAACCAGGCGTTCCATCAAATTTATCAAGACAACCGCTTAAGGCCTACACATATTGCATTGTACATGGCCCTATTTCAATTCGCTAATGCCAGCCGATTTAAAACCGAATTTCAAGCGGCTAGGGCAGAGCTCATGCAATATTCAAAAATTGGCTCAACCAAGACTTATTACAAATGCCTTGATGAATTACAACGGTGGAACTACATCGGTTATCAGCCCTCCAAAAATGTTTACCAAAGCAGCAAATTTAGCATAAGTAAATTTTACATATCAGGTAAACAAGCGGTAAACAAGCAGGAAACAAGTGGTAAACAAGCACTACCACCATATATAAATATATACAAACTATATAAAGATTATAAATACTATAAACAGCTGAAGCCAAATTTTAAAAATGAAATTATACTGTTTTTTAAAAATGAAAACACACCAGATCAATTCGATTTTAAAACTGAAGCTGAAAAATTCATCAGCTTTTATGAGAACTTAAATTGGTGCATAGGCCAACAAGCTGTAAACGACTGGAGACCACTGGCCAAAAAATGGCTACAATCGGCTGAAGCTTTTAGTAAGAAACCAAAAGATCAAAACCATCAACTTAACACCCACAAAAGTTATGACGAACCGCTCTAAACTTCAACAGGTACTCAAGAAAACAGCCAACGGTAAAACCTTCAACCTTGCCGAAAATAAACAGCAACATTGGTACTACGATTTCAAAACAACACTCAATTTTCTTCAAGCAAAAGGCCAAGAACGATTCGGTCATCAGTTTAAAATTGAAGCAACCGACCATGAACTGATTTATAAGCTGTGCATCCTTATGATTCAAGATGAAGTTAATGCTCAAAAAAACGGACTCCAACTGAATAAAGGCATCTTGCTATCAGGACCAGTTGGTGTCGGTAAAACCTCACTGATGCAGCTCATCCCTGAAATCTGTTATCAACCACCATTATATCAATTGGTGCCAACGCGCGAAATTATATTCGCTTATAATGAACACGGCAGCAAGATCATCACCCAATATGGTAGTCATAACACCTATTGTTTTGACGATTTAGGTTTAGAACCTACAGGCCGATTTTATGGTAAAGACGCAAATGTCATGGCTGAGGTTATGCTTAGCCGTTATGAGTACTATCGCAAGTGCTATCGACAAAAATATTTCTTTAAACGAAAAGTCGCACATTTTACCACCAACCTCAACGCCAGTGAAATAGAAAAGCGCTACGGAAAGCGAGTAAGGTCTAAACTTCGCGAAATGCTAAACCTCATCGCTTTTAATGCTGAAACTAAAGATAAACGTTAACTAAAATCAATGACTCATGAACCGCATTTATACTGAAACCCAACAACACCTCACTACACCTTATGGCAACCCTCAACATTTTTGGACCTGGTTTAAAGATAACCACCACATGACCATTAACAATCCAAGCGGTCATAGCTTAAAAGAATTTATGGATTGGTTTAAAATTCACTTAGG contains the following coding sequences:
- a CDS encoding ATPase — protein: MTNRSKLQQVLKKTANGKTFNLAENKQQHWYYDFKTTLNFLQAKGQERFGHQFKIEATDHELIYKLCILMIQDEVNAQKNGLQLNKGILLSGPVGVGKTSLMQLIPEICYQPPLYQLVPTREIIFAYNEHGSKIITQYGSHNTYCFDDLGLEPTGRFYGKDANVMAEVMLSRYEYYRKCYRQKYFFKRKVAHFTTNLNASEIEKRYGKRVRSKLREMLNLIAFNAETKDKR
- a CDS encoding RteC domain-containing protein; the protein is MKYKSVMDNFYAELSKVESRNEDIIRRSETIIEISKQHLYRLKSLYYSDTDKSKDLQIRFFKELKPVIAKTIFYYTKIRCLEFSLNEVSIDKADKIITKSFKKIDKFLDKHMEFIYNLKHNEEKATFTYFTTKQELASPVKLFKENPYHDISDCYYSDIYAEYQAYIEFKSYLDNRNKKKTLQHIDLNRLWRKQAWTATSTDFIELVYALYHSNSINNGQVTIKEIVQSLEAAFEVKLPKDYYKTIDDIKQRKEVAKFINRLEFSLINNT
- a CDS encoding helix-turn-helix domain-containing protein: MPTKILTVEDLADFKSDIFNKIDEIKSIQNQQVSKRWLRTDEAAEYLNIAKSTLQNYRINKVIPASKIAGSYYYDIQDIDRLLLDKKI
- a CDS encoding site-specific integrase; its protein translation is MKPNLVILVWANKSKRNSRNQIPLYLRLTVSGKRAEISLNEKVDIKLWDAKFQKVKGSSNEARSINHTIDTAKAKINALCDEAQRAGEFITPTLIKNKFLGKDIKYETLSQLVDYHQTKMKNFLKPGTLKNYFTTKKYLDKFVETNLKTTDVFIRQVNYKFIIDFEDFLRKQNGLQNNGVMKHLERLKKLMNLAEDLEWIKKNPVKRYKLRFDEVDTGYLSQSDLNKVIQAEFESQTLNVVRDVFVFACYTGLAYSDLKKLSKEEITIGIDGQKWIHTRRQKTNAVVRIPLLDIPLQIIKDFENHPRVKDSDNLLPVFSNQKMNKYLKDIAKKLGIKQRLSSHIARHTFATTVTLANGVPIESVSKLLGHRKLSTTQIYARIIDTKLSEDLRGISQSSKLKNRNIS